A part of Oculatellaceae cyanobacterium genomic DNA contains:
- a CDS encoding RtcB family protein: protein MPYKPLNLSTPVPILSWANHELGHQEIKMAKNTASLPFVFKHVALMPDVHLGKGALVGSVIATKEAIIPAAVGVDIGCGMAAIKTPYTADQLEGKLKKIRKDIEAAIPVGFNQNKDTDKTVDNWQGWQQFKDLHPGVQHLESKAMKQMGSLGGGK, encoded by the coding sequence ATGCCATATAAACCACTTAACTTATCAACCCCTGTCCCTATATTGTCTTGGGCAAACCACGAACTAGGGCATCAGGAAATCAAAATGGCGAAAAACACTGCCTCCCTGCCCTTTGTATTCAAGCACGTTGCCCTGATGCCAGATGTTCACCTGGGCAAGGGTGCGTTGGTGGGTTCTGTCATTGCCACGAAAGAAGCGATCATTCCTGCTGCTGTGGGAGTAGATATTGGTTGCGGGATGGCTGCTATTAAAACTCCTTACACTGCTGATCAACTAGAGGGCAAGCTCAAGAAAATTCGCAAAGATATTGAAGCAGCAATTCCAGTTGGGTTCAATCAAAATAAGGACACCGACAAAACAGTTGATAACTGGCAAGGCTGGCAGCAGTTTAAAGATCTGCATCCAGGCGTACAGCATCTAGAATCCAAAGCGATGAAGCAAATGGGTTCATTAGGTGGGGGTAAATGA